A stretch of the Rosa rugosa chromosome 5, drRosRugo1.1, whole genome shotgun sequence genome encodes the following:
- the LOC133708815 gene encoding diacylglycerol kinase 4-like isoform X1, producing MESPSSSATRVTARSSVMDSIRGCSLSGIRIDKEDLKKKLLMPTYIRFAMRDSIRLKDRTAGESRLPGSRDLVAVPSDGNGEESSAPEMPMVVFINPKSGGRHGPMLKERLQLLMGEEQVFDLSDVQPHEFVQYGLGCLERFAELGDKCAKECRQKIRVMVAGGDGTVGWVLGCLSELQKQGREPVPPVGIIPLGTGNDLSRSFGWGGSFPFAWKSAIKKTLFRATTGPLCRLDSWNILIQMPDGAVLEPPHSLKLADECTLDEVVNPGLEIQGRLPEKRTCYEGVFYNYFSIGMDAKVAYGFHHLRNEKPYLAQGPISNKLVYSGYSCTQGWFFTPCTSNPSLRGLKNILRMHVKKVNCSEWEQIPVPSSVRAIVALNLHNYGSGRNPWGNLKPDYLEKKGFVEAHADDGLLEIFGLKQGWHASFVMVELISAKHIAQAAAIRLEVRGGEWRNAYMQMDGEPWKQPMDEEFSTLVEIKRVPYQSPMISGD from the exons ATGGAATCTCCGTCGTCATCGGCGACGCGCGTGACGGCGCGATCGTCGGTGATGGACTCGATCAGGGGGTGCAGCCTATCGGGGATTCGGATTGACAAGGAGGATTTGAAGAAGAAGCTGCTGATGCCGACCTACATACGCTTCGCCATGAGGGATTCGATCAGGTTGAAGGACCGGACCGCCGGAGAGAGCCGGCTTCCCGGAAGCAGAGACCTCGTCGCCGTTCCCTCCGACGGCAATGGCGAGGAGTCGTCGGCGCCGGAGATGCCTATGGTTGTGTTTATTAATCCGAAGAGCGGTGGCAGACACGGACCTATGCTTAAGGAGAGGCTCCAGCTGCTCATGGGCGAAGAGCAG GTTTTTGACCTCTCAGATGTGCAGCCTCATGAATTTGTTCAGTATGGATTGGGTTGTCTTGAGCGGTTTGCGGAACTTGGTGACAAGTGTGCAAAAGAGTGTCGTCAAAAGATCAGGGTTATG GTTGCAGGGGGTGATGGGACAGTTGGTTGGGTGCTAGGTTGTCTATCTGAGCTTCAGAAGCAGGGCAGGGAACCAGTTCCTCCAGTAGGAATTATTCCACTTGGAACGGGAAATGATCTGTCTAGGAGTTTTGGTTGG GGTGGCTCATTCCCTTTCGCCTGGAAATCAGCCATAAAAAAAACTCTTTTCAGAGCTACTACAGGTCCTCTTTGTCGTTTGGATAG TTGGAATATTCTAATACAAATGCCAGATGGTGCAGTTTTGGAACCACCTCATTCTTTGAAGCTTGCCGACGAGTGCACTCTTGATGAGGTTGTAAATCCG GGTTTGGAAATTCAAGGGCGGTTGCCTGAGAAACGGACTTGCTACGAAGGAGTGTTTTATAATTACTTTAGCATAG GGATGGATGCCAAAGTAGCTTATGGATTCCACCATCTAAGAAACGAGAAACCCTATCTTGCACAAGGTCCAATTTCAAATAAG TTGGTTTACTCTGGTTACAGTTGCACACAAGGCTGGTTCTTCACACCTTGCACAAGTAATCCAAGTTTAAG GGGACTAAAGAATATCCTAAGGATGCATGTTAAAAAGGTTAATTGCTCAGAATGGGAGCAGATTCCAGTGCCGTCAAG TGTAAGGGCAATTGTTGCTCTGAATCTTCATAACTATGGGAGCGGAAGAAACCCATGGGGTAATCTGAAGCCTGATTACTTGGAAAAG AAAGGCTTTGTGGAGGCCCATGCTGATGATGGTCTTCTAGAAATTTTTGGCCTGAAACAAGGATGGCATGCATCATTTGTTATGGTTGAACTCATCTCTGCCAAACATATTGCCCAG GCTGCTGCAATTCGGTTGGAAGTTAGAGGTGGGGAATGGAGAAATGCATATATGCAAATGGATGGGGAGCCATGGAAGCAGCCAATGGACGAGGAATTTTCAACGCTTGTGGAAATTAAGAGGGTTCCTTATCAATCACCGATGATTAGTGGAGACTAA
- the LOC133708815 gene encoding diacylglycerol kinase 4-like isoform X2, protein MESPSSSATRVTARSSVMDSIRGCSLSGIRIDKEDLKKKLLMPTYIRFAMRDSIRLKDRTAGESRLPGSRDLVAVPSDGNGEESSAPEMPMVVFINPKSGGRHGPMLKERLQLLMGEEQVFDLSDVQPHEFVQYGLGCLERFAELGDKCAKECRQKIRVMVAGGDGTVGWVLGCLSELQKQGREPVPPVGIIPLGTGNDLSRSFGWGGSFPFAWKSAIKKTLFRATTGPLCRLDSWNILIQMPDGAVLEPPHSLKLADECTLDEGLEIQGRLPEKRTCYEGVFYNYFSIGMDAKVAYGFHHLRNEKPYLAQGPISNKLVYSGYSCTQGWFFTPCTSNPSLRGLKNILRMHVKKVNCSEWEQIPVPSSVRAIVALNLHNYGSGRNPWGNLKPDYLEKKGFVEAHADDGLLEIFGLKQGWHASFVMVELISAKHIAQAAAIRLEVRGGEWRNAYMQMDGEPWKQPMDEEFSTLVEIKRVPYQSPMISGD, encoded by the exons ATGGAATCTCCGTCGTCATCGGCGACGCGCGTGACGGCGCGATCGTCGGTGATGGACTCGATCAGGGGGTGCAGCCTATCGGGGATTCGGATTGACAAGGAGGATTTGAAGAAGAAGCTGCTGATGCCGACCTACATACGCTTCGCCATGAGGGATTCGATCAGGTTGAAGGACCGGACCGCCGGAGAGAGCCGGCTTCCCGGAAGCAGAGACCTCGTCGCCGTTCCCTCCGACGGCAATGGCGAGGAGTCGTCGGCGCCGGAGATGCCTATGGTTGTGTTTATTAATCCGAAGAGCGGTGGCAGACACGGACCTATGCTTAAGGAGAGGCTCCAGCTGCTCATGGGCGAAGAGCAG GTTTTTGACCTCTCAGATGTGCAGCCTCATGAATTTGTTCAGTATGGATTGGGTTGTCTTGAGCGGTTTGCGGAACTTGGTGACAAGTGTGCAAAAGAGTGTCGTCAAAAGATCAGGGTTATG GTTGCAGGGGGTGATGGGACAGTTGGTTGGGTGCTAGGTTGTCTATCTGAGCTTCAGAAGCAGGGCAGGGAACCAGTTCCTCCAGTAGGAATTATTCCACTTGGAACGGGAAATGATCTGTCTAGGAGTTTTGGTTGG GGTGGCTCATTCCCTTTCGCCTGGAAATCAGCCATAAAAAAAACTCTTTTCAGAGCTACTACAGGTCCTCTTTGTCGTTTGGATAG TTGGAATATTCTAATACAAATGCCAGATGGTGCAGTTTTGGAACCACCTCATTCTTTGAAGCTTGCCGACGAGTGCACTCTTGATGAG GGTTTGGAAATTCAAGGGCGGTTGCCTGAGAAACGGACTTGCTACGAAGGAGTGTTTTATAATTACTTTAGCATAG GGATGGATGCCAAAGTAGCTTATGGATTCCACCATCTAAGAAACGAGAAACCCTATCTTGCACAAGGTCCAATTTCAAATAAG TTGGTTTACTCTGGTTACAGTTGCACACAAGGCTGGTTCTTCACACCTTGCACAAGTAATCCAAGTTTAAG GGGACTAAAGAATATCCTAAGGATGCATGTTAAAAAGGTTAATTGCTCAGAATGGGAGCAGATTCCAGTGCCGTCAAG TGTAAGGGCAATTGTTGCTCTGAATCTTCATAACTATGGGAGCGGAAGAAACCCATGGGGTAATCTGAAGCCTGATTACTTGGAAAAG AAAGGCTTTGTGGAGGCCCATGCTGATGATGGTCTTCTAGAAATTTTTGGCCTGAAACAAGGATGGCATGCATCATTTGTTATGGTTGAACTCATCTCTGCCAAACATATTGCCCAG GCTGCTGCAATTCGGTTGGAAGTTAGAGGTGGGGAATGGAGAAATGCATATATGCAAATGGATGGGGAGCCATGGAAGCAGCCAATGGACGAGGAATTTTCAACGCTTGTGGAAATTAAGAGGGTTCCTTATCAATCACCGATGATTAGTGGAGACTAA